Genomic window (Gadus chalcogrammus isolate NIFS_2021 chromosome 3, NIFS_Gcha_1.0, whole genome shotgun sequence):
CTATATACCTCACCTTCTCTCcttcggttgtgtgtgtgtgtgtgtgtgtgtgtatgtgtgtgtgtgtgtgtgtctgggtgagtGTGGGTGTTTATTCCCATAGCGTGTGTGGATGTTCCCCAAGGCACAGCTGGCATGTGGAAAAGTGGTTGATGTTTAGGGTCCAAAGGGTCCCACGCCCAAAGGTAACGTGCAGGGGTCTGATtctctaatgtgtgtgttgcatcGTTACGGtgtggtctgggaagaacttcagctCACAATATTGCAAGCGGGCCATGGGTAGAGACACCATGAGATGGAGCGTTTGATGATGCTCTGTGAATCCCTTCCTGTAGGGCTAGAGCCTCCCTCACTTCCATAAAAGACATCCACCTCACTCACAAGTATTCCTCCTAACCCTTATCTCCAGGTCACCTAGCAATGGCATCACTTCTTGTGTGGATACCTCCTCCTAATTTATCATTCTAGTGGACTTTAATGTCCACGTGTTTCATGTCCAAGAGACCAGACGTCCCTGTGGGGggaaagatgcacacacactaggggcacatacacccacaaaaacacacacaaacacacgcacacacacacacaaacacatacacacacacccacagacaaacaaacacaaatcccaaaagaaagagaaatagatAAGATAGAGAGCAGTAATATCTACAGAAAAGGGTATGTTTTTGCTGCGTGCTTTACAAATGGTGACATGTTTATTCAAAACAAACTAATTGTTTGTCTTAAAGTTTTAAAATCGCATTCATTTTCGATACTCTTCTTTGAAAATGTTGCCCAATTTAAGAACATACCACCTCCGTCGACTCCCACACTCAATAGTATGGTTGACAATTTAAATCATTGAAATAGATTCCAAATTCATCTTCATAAATGAAAGAACTATTAATCTGGCTCTCCATTCTTTCCCTTTATAAATATGCTGCCTTCCATAATCCCTGCACTCAACAACAAAAATTACAATACACACCAGGGTGGGAAATGACCTCTAACACATGAGGGGTCATTCCCTCGGTCATCGCCTGAATCTTCATCATGGTTTCTGTAAATTACACTTTACACACGCTCAATGGGAGCTGTGCTGGCTTACATTCTACACATGGCTCTTCTTCATCACATCATCCCGTTCCTATCAAAATAACCAGGAACAAATTTCTGAGGTTCATTTCTGAGGTTGTTAAGAATATTGTGTTCATACAAGATATTCATGTATAAAATTCAGGAAATATGCGTGGATGTCACGGAAGATTTAATTATAGCCAGAGGCCGTAATCAAGCACATATATGCATGTTATCAACAACTGGGAACGGGGGAATTCCGAACCAAAATTGAGCTCATTCTCCCCCATGTTTGAAATATGTGTGTCtagtaaaatatataattttgtttatttcataacCAGGAAACAGCCTCCCGCCATTCTATTCCGTCAAGTGCATCAGAAGTGCCACAAGCATTAAAACAATGTTACCTTGATATAAACGTATCTAGAaactttgaaaaatgtattttggaTTCAGAATCGGTGATATCAtatctattttttattaaacaactGCAACATATATATTCCACATACTTGTGGTTGAAACATTGAAGAAACATAGCTACCTGTGGCCATCAGCTTCCGCCACAAGTAGATTCATTTTCTGTGGGAAACCCTGTAATGTGAACAGTAACGTAATAACGTTACAACAACGTTCATCAAGCTCATTCAGTTTTTGATAGTATTATTGTTTTGCCATGGATTTTGGGTttacatccacacatccacgACCACTGTCTTTGAATTAAGTGTCCAAGAAGGTTAAGCCTCTCAGACTCGGACAGCAGCATTGGGTTGCCATGGTACTCGATATCGGCAATAAATACCCAGCACAATCAGGCCGGGACCTTCCACGCTCACAGCTAGCACTCAATAATAAGTACGTATCGAGGACTATATGAACAAGCCATTCACAGCATGCGTTGAGGTAATGAGTACTATCCAATGACAGAACATTAGGGCAGGAAGAAAAAGGCCAGACCCCCGTCAGATAGATTTTTCACCGGCAATGGTGGTGAAGTAAACTACTTCCATGTACGTCTAACATGTCTTTTGTCATTGTTTTGATCAATTAACCTTTTCTAATTAATATGGATGAATGTTTTTAATGAGGCTTCAAAAGAGTGAAAAGATTCAAATCTATAAGACACTGACATCTGCATTTTTCAGATTTGTTGAACATCAAATCTCCAACTTGCCTACttttcattcataaaaacatatatatatatagaccaaCATATATTAAGACTAAAGGAAAGTTAAGTAAAGCAATAAACAATACACTTAAGTAAACACATGTAAAGATGCACTAGCACATGTAAGCtaaaacacgtgcacacacaatcacacaaacacacacacgcacgcacgcacgcacacacaccacacacacacacacacacacacacacacacacacacacacacacacatacacacacacacacacacacacacacacacacacacacacacacacacacatacacacacacacacacacacacacacacacacacacacacacacacacacacacacacacacacacacacacacacacacacacacacacacacacacacctcatcctTTCTCTCCCTGCTATTTGTATTGGTTGACTCTATCAGACATTGATTTTGGCAAACAATAATggtgaaaagaaaaaatcaaAAGCAAACTTCAAGGCTTCAAGCGTGTTCCGTCTCCAGTTCCTCTCGAGCTTCACCTGCCTCCCTCCAGCCAGAGGCGAGGCCACGCAATCCAGACAGTGGATCGCCTTCAGCTCAAAGGCGGGAGCCTTGGCCCCTAAGCTGCCCTCCAGCTTGGTGCTGAACTCCACAACGTTCCCAGGCTCCAGGTTGAGGAGGACCTGCTTGAACTCGTGGCTGGCCGTCAGTTTGATGTCCTGGCCCGGGTCCTCCGCCCCGCCTCCCTCGCCCACGATCTTTCCCACTGTCACCTCGAACAGGAAGCTGTCGAAGCGCTTGACGTGACACGAGTGCTTGGCCACGGCCTTGATTTGACAGAGCTCCGCCTCTTCCTGCATGCGTAACATCAACGGCGACCCTTCCAGTGGCAGCGTGGAGTTGACCAGTGTTGCGTTAACCAGTGTGGCGTTCCTTGTCTCACACTTGGGGTACGCCTCGCCGTAGAGGCAGCGCAGCCAGTCCCCCATGAACACGGGAAGGATGTTGATGAATGACTGGGGTCCGTTCTCCAGGTCGGCCAGGCGGATCTGCTTGAAGCGGCCGTTCCAGGTGACCCGATGGCCCTCGAGATGGCTGCAGAACATCTGGGTCTGGGCCATGCCTCTGCTCTGCCAGGCGGGAGGCCCGCACAGGTCGCTGTACTTGTCCCAGGTCAGAGTGGAGTTGTACACCTTCAAGCCCTCTGAATGGTAGACATACATCCAGAAGAAGAGGATCACCATGGAGACGCAGAAGAGCAGGACCTTGACGACGCCGCCGTGCGTCAGCGAGCGCAGGACGTCCAGGATGGAGAGACTGAAGCGCGTCCAGAGCCGCAGGGTGACAGGCACGGCGCACAAGGCCAGCGTCACCACCATCTTGgtcagctccagctccaggaaCCACTTGGCCATCTGGATGAGCAGCATCAGGGCCAGGCCGAAGGCCAGCACAGGCAGGGCGAATAGCAAGAGGAAGTAGGCCACGCAGGTTCGGATCAGACCGATGGCGGAGGAGTTCTGGAGCAGCACCACAGAGAACTCCCACCACAGGAAGCACACCAGGTAGGGCACCAGGAAGCAGTAGCTGCCCCGGAAACCACGGCTCCGCGCCATGCTGGGAGGGGGGATATCATATGATCAACAGTCAGATTCATGTTTGACTAAAAGGACTGTTAAGTGGTTGACTGATTAGCATCAATAGTAACTGGACTGGTGTTTTCAGCCATGgagtaggggttggacagttgCACTGGAAGGTGATCACAAAGCCAATTGATTTGAACTGTGTGGGCGAATGGTTATAGGGTTCTTAAGACGCTGGGTGTGAGGTTTGCCCCGGAAGACACTTGTGCCAATGTCACATTGGCACGGATACGCCACAAATCAATTGATTGTTGTTTTCATGAGATTAAAATGTTCTAGTATGGTGCATCTAGAAATATATGCATTGAACtgcaaagaagaaaaaaaatctgcaACAAATCACTCAACAACTCTCTCTGCTCACCTGAAGAACAGGTAGAATAGATAAACATATAGCAGGCAGGGCAGACTGAGCTTCAGCACCACAGACTCCCCTAGTGGCAGAGTAGCAAAGGTGCGCCCCAAAATGCGAATGGCCATCTTTTCTGGAAGGAAGCGAGTCAGGTAACACAGAGATGATGCCACCTGGGAGGAGGATTCAGAGTAGAAGATATTAAGGACTATGCTTCAAAATAATTGTGGAAATCTGACATTATGGCGTTGGAGATTAATTGAAAATACGGAGGGAGATGTATCTGCCTAATAGACCACCGAAGTGTTGTCGTCACCTGATCACCTCTACATCACATCAGGGTCCATCAcagttttatttaaaaagataatatatattataatatatactataaatCATTTAAAATATCCAAATTAAATTAGGAAGTTTTGGCATTTAAACAAGTTTTAAGAAATAGCTTTGCATCTCTTTCGAGTTTGCAGTAGTCTAGCGAGACCAATTAATGCGGTAACACTTGGGTGGCCTATCATTTGACTTGGGGGATACTTGTCTATAAGAAAATATTAAATGTTCTTTAAACATTCCAGATGGGATAATTGGGAATGGCAACAATTTTAAAATAACTTATCAGATGACCAGGgatgtgacctctgacctctatgACCATGGCCCGCCGTGCGTAGGTGGCCGCAGCAGGGCTCAGGCTCAAGTAACTGATGACGAAGAAGAAGATGGCCACGGTGGCCAGCTCTGAACAGGGGATCCAGATCTTGTCTGCTACAGGGAAGGAGAAAATGACGAAGAAGACGGAGAGGATGAAGTACAGGTGTGGTTCTAGATTGTTCCAGCTGAAGTTGCTCTCGGCCTGTTCCACGTCCAGCCCCGGCTCAAAGCGTGTAAGGAGGGCGGTGAGGGTACTGAAGTTCTCCCACATCTGGAAAATCCACAAGGAGAGGGGATATAAACAACAATACAAACAGTAAGTTTAAACTTCTGGCTCATCTTCTATGAAATTAATGTTGAATGGATATTTCAGAACCCTCAGaccaaacaaacaatacacaaaacCCAAAACGTATAAATACCCAATTATAAAAACTGCTTTAATgtctaataataaaatataaataacctCTGATTGCAGTGAACAAACTAAGAGCATTTCTCCTACTGGTTGCATCTGAAACACTGACCTTGCTTCTTTGGAAAACGCGCAGAGTGCAGAAGATCATGGAGATGAAGGACATGTAGAAGACGACCAGGGGGATTACGAAGGCGAACAGGTCCACTGTCAGATTactgatgatgaagaagaagatgagggcGTTGACGTGCTGCGTGGGGATGAGTGTGCTGAGCCACAGGACACCAGCTCGCGACGCCCAGTCCACCAGGTGCTCCTTCACCTCCATCACAATGTGGAGGGGGTACTGGAGCATCTGGCAACGCACACGCAACAGATAAGGAGAACACATTATGCAGTACAACCTTTCAGGAAGAAAAAGTGGCTTAGGTTAATAAGGTTTATTGTTTAAGGAGATAAAATTAATGAGTTATGTATATGAAGTTCATTAAGAAATCTACAGTTGCAATTACTTTCGAAACAACCTTCCAGGCAAGCAAAATAAACTATGTTTTGAGTCAAATAGAAATATGTATGTTTGTCAgcatatttgtatttctttataATGTCCATAACtatctattttttttacttttttgttcttatttatttgatttagcCTTTACCCTTGGTTTCTAAAACATTTCAGAAAATAATCAGCAAAAGTAAATCAACAAAGCTCTACATTGtaatgataaacacacacagatgtccaAGGTGAGCTGTACTTTACCATGAAGTTTGACTTTAAGGCCATGGCTCTAATCAGGGCTCCGCTGCGCCTAGAGTTCAGCATCATCCCTCCCTGGGCCAGGCCCCAGGAACCCTTAGATGTCTTCCTTCCTGGTTGTGGGAGTGGGTCTGGGCTCTGCTTaaacacctggacacacacgggcacacacacgtgagtacacacacaagcacatacacaaaatCCAACAGCATCGGAATCCAGGCCGTCCGCCGTAGATATcctgctctgtccctctccagGATCCTGGCTGTCCATCTGATATTTCTATTTCACCCTCAGGCCCCTTGCCCCTGATTCCTCTCCCAGGCGCTCCACTCCACCCAACATGTTCGGTTTTCTGAGCAGGTTTCCTCCATTTATGTTACTGTAACTTAGATCTGGGGGATTTCTTTATTAAAGCCTTTTTGTTACATTTCCTGAATTCTCCTGTGTATTTGGATCCTATCTCCTGTTGCCGTGCTAGCACTAGTCGTGCTAGCACTTGTCGTGAAGACATGAGCGCTACCTTGCTCTTGTTCTCCTGCGTCACGGTGCGGGGAGGGGAGGCTGGGGCGGCCATGCCCTGGGCAAACTGCTTAGTGATCTCAACAAAGTCATCCAGGTCCACCAGATCCTGAGCTAAGATCACAGCAGGACATGTTCACGTTTTATTTTGTCTGGTATACAGACGAAAAGACgattacacacaacacagatgTAGACTTATGAAATGAACAAAACAGAATTAAATGCTGACACACTTACACCTGTTGCTGACCATGCTCTGTAAGATCTTTTGGGTCTGGCCTGTAGTTGGTCCAGGGATGCCACCTGTTAAAAATAACCACCACAAATCACAACTTCTTCCTGCTGGACGGTCATGTGATATGCAGAATATTGGAACTATTTTTACCCTTTCTCTTATGTATATACATGtaggcatgtgcatgtgtgaccTTTACCCGTTGTATGTATGCGTATACatgaacgtgtgtgcgtgtgcgtgtgcgtgtgcgtgtgcgtgtgcgtgtgcgtgtgtgtgtgcgtgcgtgtgtgtgtgtgtgtgtgtgtgtgtgtgtgtgtgtgcgtgcgtgtgtgtgtgtgtgtgtgacctttactctttgcatgaatgtatgtatgtcgaatgtatgttatgtttttttgtttctaaaCCAAACCAGGCGTTAACCAGTGCAAAGTGTCTTCAGCATACCGGGCAACATTAAACCGACTCGAAATGTCAACATTGACAAAGGTGAATTTCTTTTATATTTTAGTAGTTTATTTCATCAAAACATTGACCCGAGTTGACCTGGATACAATAAAGTCACTTGACTGGACTCCACATCtcttgtgagtatgtgtgtgtgtgtgtgtgtgtgtgtgtgtgtgtatgtgtgtgtgtgtgtgtgtgtgtgtgtgtgtgtgtgtgtgtgtgtgtgtgtgtgtgtgtgtgtgtgtgtgtgtgtgtgtgtgtgtgtgtgtgtgtgtgtgtgtgtgtgtgtgtgcgtgtgttctctGTACCTGGCTGGTTGTTGACTTGACTGACGTTTTCCAGCAGCTCAGTCATGGCTACCTTTGGTTTCCTGTCTGGGTTAAGCTTCCAGTACATCAACATGGCTGCCTTACGCACGGCCAGCTCAAACTTACTCTCTGTGGACAGCCTACGCACTTCATCCTCGTTGTCTGGGCTGATGCCTGGTAATTATAATTGAAGATGCATATGTTTTTACTGTTTCTTGGTATCTGCATATGGGATTTTATTATGTTGTTTTATCTCCCTTTATGTTAACCAATAGCCCTGGCTTGAACTGAACAAAGAGGGATGGACTCAGTAAGTGTCAGCCGTAGAAGAAGAGACTCCTTGGCGTTAATGTAGGCACCTCTGTTCTTTAGTCAGTCGCCCAGTTTGAGGACATGAAGCATGAGGTGTTGACTGTAACTGTATTACTTTCCTCCTCGGATGTCATGACATAGCATTCTGGGGAGGGGTGAAACTGTTAAAATACTGCTAGATTGGAGGCTGGTGTATGCACAAACTACAACTACAAGGTGCTTCTTTGCATTAAGTCTGTCTTTCTAGGTGCAATATGTCATACATAACATCCCAAAtcataacacaacaacaaaaacaacaacaacaacagaaacatgaacaacaaatgttttaatttaaacACTGGTTTGGCTTGGCCTTTCatttgttaaaggtcccatggcatgctactttatggatgcttcaatatagatattagtgggcccctaacacagtatttagagacgttcccgaaattcagacgtggtgcagaattacagccactacgaggcagtcgcacattgagcctTCCCCAAACGCACCGTTTCGATGTCTTTagttttaatgcaaatgaggaggagggaggcgggtcaaggaggagggtgggggtgcggCCCTGAGCAGCCtgtggccacggtaccatgcactctgtttacagtggatgcatcgcaatggcgaggtgcacacagcctttggccgtgttctgtaaataaacaaaattaaaataaaaaagccaaagttccttcccccaattccttctcaaacatggctgcgataaccccaactacaacCTCGTTCTGGAAAACCAGAGTCGACGGTTATGCGCCatgacaccaacagcagaacggttatccaaataacagtGTACAAGTGTAcaacatttgcacacacacacacacacacacacacacacacacacacacacacacacacacacacacacacacacacacacacacacacacacacacacacacacacacacacacacacacgtcgcgcATGcaggtcg
Coding sequences:
- the wfs1a gene encoding wolframin, which gives rise to MDSLSPLDVDDIEQMSAVIPSNNKSSSESNAAPVPPTSTSPNPSHTACPEPHAVADLPLATTMSPKAPAKRTFAAIAKKVIIQERFRKAEEEDAADEDDEEEPEEKELTLEQLEGKAQAGDARAQTQLGQHYLIVAEERDTELNNSLAVRWLLKAAKQGRRGAARLLQRCWIQNKGISPDNEDEVRRLSTESKFELAVRKAAMLMYWKLNPDRKPKVAMTELLENVSQVNNQPGGIPGPTTGQTQKILQSMVSNRSQDLVDLDDFVEITKQFAQGMAAPASPPRTVTQENKSKVFKQSPDPLPQPGRKTSKGSWGLAQGGMMLNSRRSGALIRAMALKSNFMMLQYPLHIVMEVKEHLVDWASRAGVLWLSTLIPTQHVNALIFFFIISNLTVDLFAFVIPLVVFYMSFISMIFCTLRVFQRSKMWENFSTLTALLTRFEPGLDVEQAESNFSWNNLEPHLYFILSVFFVIFSFPVADKIWIPCSELATVAIFFFVISYLSLSPAAATYARRAMVIEVASSLCYLTRFLPEKMAIRILGRTFATLPLGESVVLKLSLPCLLYVYLFYLFFSMARSRGFRGSYCFLVPYLVCFLWWEFSVVLLQNSSAIGLIRTCVAYFLLLFALPVLAFGLALMLLIQMAKWFLELELTKMVVTLALCAVPVTLRLWTRFSLSILDVLRSLTHGGVVKVLLFCVSMVILFFWMYVYHSEGLKVYNSTLTWDKYSDLCGPPAWQSRGMAQTQMFCSHLEGHRVTWNGRFKQIRLADLENGPQSFINILPVFMGDWLRCLYGEAYPKCETRNATLVNATLVNSTLPLEGSPLMLRMQEEAELCQIKAVAKHSCHVKRFDSFLFEVTVGKIVGEGGGAEDPGQDIKLTASHEFKQVLLNLEPGNVVEFSTKLEGSLGAKAPAFELKAIHCLDCVASPLAGGRQVKLERNWRRNTLEALKFAFDFFFSPLLFAKINV